The following proteins are encoded in a genomic region of Clarias gariepinus isolate MV-2021 ecotype Netherlands chromosome 12, CGAR_prim_01v2, whole genome shotgun sequence:
- the wnt16 gene encoding protein Wnt-16 encodes MEKSSSWGLHLFQLFFLVLLSGYPLCCQGSWMWLGMTSVGVVEKKGCSNLPLSSKQKDVCKRKPYLLPSIKDGARLGISECQSQFRHERWNCSTSKQPSVFGYELTSGTKETAFIYAIMAAGLVHSVTRSCSAGNMTECSCDTTLTGSGSQTEGWHWGGCSDDIGYGMWFSRRFIDHATKNASLHGDEALLIMNQHNSEAGRQAVAKTMWTDCRCHGVSGSCAVKTCWKTMASFERVGNYLKDRYENSIQVLDRTKRKFRRKEREQRHMPVSREDLIFLNKSPNYCVEDRQLGVVGTRGRRCNRTSAGPDGCNLLCCGRGYNTHVVRHVERCECKFIWCCYVRCRRCETMNDIHTCK; translated from the exons ATGGAGAAGAGCAGCAGCTGGGGATTACATTTATTCCAGCTCTTCTTCCTCGTGTTGCTCTCCGGCTACCCGTTATGCTGTCAGGGAAGCTGGAT gTGGCTGGGCATGACGTCTGTGGGAGTAGTTGAGAAGAAGGGCTGCTCTAATTTGCCTCTGTCCAGTAAGCAGAAGGATGTGTGTAAGCGGAAACCCTACTTGCTGCCCAGCATTAAAGATGGAGCGCGTCTGGGCATCTCAGAGTGCCAGTCCCAGTTCAGACATGAGCGCTGGAACTGCAGCACCAGCAAACAGCCGTCTGTGTTCGGCTACGAACTCACTAGTG GAACCAAAGAGACAGCCTTCATCTATGCTATCATGGCGGCAGGGCTGGTCCATTCAGTCACCCGGTCCTGCAGTGCAGGAAACATGACCGAATGTTCGTGTGACACCACACTAACAGGCAGCGGCTCACAAACCGAAGGCTGGCACTGGGGCGGCTGCTCGGATGACATCGGCTACGGGATGTGGTTCAGTCGGCGTTTTATCGACCATGCGACGAAGAATGCTTCCTTGCATGGAGACGAAGCTCTCCTCATTATGAACCAGCATAACAGCGAGGCAGGGAGACAG GCTGTAGCCAAGACGATGTGGACGGACTGCCGTTGTCACGGTGTCTCAGGCTCCTGTGCTGTGAAGACATGCTGGAAGACAATGGCATCCTTTGAGCGTGTAGGCAACTACCTAAAGGACCGTTATGAGAATAGCATACAGGTGCTCGACCGCACCAAGCGCAAGTTCCGTCGCAAGGAGAGGGAACAGCGACACATGCCCGTCAGCCGGGAGGACCTCATCTTCCTCAACAAGTCACCCAATTATTGTGTGGAGGACCGGCAGTTGGGCGTGGTCGGGACTCGGGGGCGCCGCTGTAACCGCACGTCTGCCGGGCCTGACGGCTGCAACCTGCTGTGCTGTGGCCGTGGATACAACACACATGTGGTGCGTCATGTGGAGCGCTGCGAGTGCAAGTTTATCTGGTGCTGCTACGTGCGGTGCCGACGCTGCGAGACCATGAACGATATTCACACGTGCAAATAG
- the LOC128534403 gene encoding parapinopsin-like, producing MEQRAEDESPVDVSTLLSPLGYVLLSFWMLIATLLSVFFNSLVIAVMLRNRQLFLPTNVLILGLAISDLLMTLCGSAVATVTNYYGQFFMGRVLCVFQGFTVNYFGLVSMCTLTLMAYERYHIICKPMGAFKITLRRNVKGLVLVWLYCLFWATAPLLGWGSYGSEGVQTSCSLAWEERTWGSYSFLITYWLFCFFVPTWLIIYCYYHILTSIGRLNQSIESQGGRSRQKEDRHAMCMVAAMIGSYFFCWLPYAIVSMLVILVPDISISPLFASMPAHLAKTSPAYNPIIFFFAKKQFWDMALEMISCGCYNPTLPRASGVIKVEIVEPGCKHLSSNTIQPEPAPDQLRPDAEEGTIVKG from the exons ATGGAACAAAGAGCGGAGGACGAATCCCCAGTAGATGTTTCTACTCTACTGTCTCCCTTAGGATACGTGCTTCTGTCATTCTGGATGCTGATCGCCACTCTTCTTTCTGTCTTCTTTAACTCTCTGGTTATTGCAGTAATGTTACGCAACCGACAGCTTTTCCTCCCGACTAACGTCCTCATTCTGGGACTGGCCATCTCTGATTTGCTCATGACCCTCTGTGGATCAGCTGTTGCCACTGTGACCAACTACTATGGGCAGTTCTTTATGGGGAGAGTACTCTGTGTCTTCCAGGGATTCACTGTGAATTACTTCG GCCTGGTCTCCATGTGTACACTAACTCTGATGGCTTATGAGCGCTACCATATCATATGCAAACCCATGGGTGCCTTCAAGATAACCCTGCGACGCAACGTTAAAGGTCTTGTTCTAGTCTGGCTCTACTGTCTGTTCTGGGCCACAGCACCTCTACTAGGTTGGGGATCCTATGGCTCAGAAGGAGTCCAGACCTCATGCTCTCTTGCCTGGGAGGAGCGCACCTGGGGCAGTTACAGCTTCCTGATCACATATTGGCTCTTCTGCTTCTTTGTGCCCACATGGCTGATCATCTACTGCTACTACCACATACTGACTTCTATTGGAAGG CTGAACCAGAGCATAGAGAGTCAAGGAGGCAGGTCACGGCAAAAAGAAGACAGGCATGCTATGTGCATGGTGGCTGCAATGATTGGTTCCTACTTCTTTTGCTGGCTGCCCTACGCTATTGTATCGATGCTCGTGATCCTTGTGCCAGATATTTCGATATCCCCACTGTTTGCCTCCATGCCTGCCCACTTGGCTAAGACCAGCCCTGCATATAACCCCATCATTTTCTTCTTCGCCAAAAAACAG TTTTGGGACATGGCTTTGGAAATGATATCATGCGGCTGCTACAATCCTACTCTTCCCAGGGCAAGCGGTGTCATAAAGGTGGAAATAGTGGAGCCTGGCTGCAAGCACCTGAGTTCCAACACTATTCAGCCTGAACCTGCACCTGACCAACTGAGACCCGATGCTGAAGAAGGCACCATAGTGAAAGGATAA